Proteins co-encoded in one Novipirellula artificiosorum genomic window:
- a CDS encoding AsmA-like C-terminal region-containing protein, with amino-acid sequence MLAPDTLGEQARRHFLAKLREHYAGLDVSIHRGRFEPDVGIVFDDIRISDPSASSMSLRRMIRIERMVVFANVHPEKLFDKEVPLTTRRVALSGVEANLTLSEDGTPSLAKLIPLPQFGPECPVIDVYRAKINLFSHVANRRPVTAQISVLAVRNQQRIDGTVDRTISIKGFAEFADAFHTEIETSAGANDIRCAVRGFRIHTELFDALPATLQQSLQEVRGLDCSGDATIAVFQSPGLPINYRVRSTIHDGQFAHPKLPRSVSQIQGVVTATPQSLLIEESQIKFGDAIVGVSGRVHGYEFPCDADLEVDTVGFLIDESFAATLPSKLREAWDKLRPVGRINADGNVTCRGGKWDASGTVICNGVDVRYEKFPYPVRQVIGQIEIQAGIATSSRLTGWIDNHRLHCEFQLPIRPGITNEKTFVAAADGPVTIDGTLIKAMTHRGETQSKLESFVRTLRPKGAVHLASVVFGTDVNGHATRKIDLRIIDGQLRYEKFAYPLYNVEGKIDVDGNLVRLVDFHGMSANSGEVHCGGVYRIPLPSSEPNLLRFANSGSLNEVPAQLTLDFTASAIPMDEALRSSLPSAAQQTWDSVAPSGILDQAEIHLTQAQSGDELGIDLTARQLYSTTVSHRTLSLRPCSLPYRIDIAGGTVRYDGTQVTIDSLSGQHAASRLAADGYCVRGNSGRWELTLNLKEGSRLNPDAELIDALPITMREAMRRLQLRGAISLRGATRLTLPDARHPEPNFDWNVSLQLEGNRIADVGPVHSLRGEIRVNGSRDEQGIRASGDIQIDSMHVNDLQITQIRGPFHVVNELLTFGVTANPENLTTEQQLIQDQPLIQGRVFDGSIGMQGNLQLSTGSFDVDMAVHDASVPTLLADLGHSDSDFTGSLSGQARFAGSLGTMDFLKGSGSAKVTGANIYQLPLIMQVLNQLRITPSEDVAFTDGTVEFTMFGDLITFNDLTLWGDWVALQGAGTLDGRRELNLTFDTGVSPQNVFTKVIRPLRGEKYTFWTIDVKGPVHAPTIERRAFEGVSETLELLLPGMNARQNTAEKPTQGIKTWFN; translated from the coding sequence ATGCTCGCTCCCGACACCCTGGGCGAGCAAGCACGTCGTCATTTCTTAGCAAAGCTTCGTGAGCACTATGCGGGGCTCGATGTTTCGATTCATCGGGGGCGGTTTGAGCCCGATGTTGGGATCGTGTTTGACGACATTCGGATCAGCGATCCATCTGCTTCCTCTATGTCCCTAAGGCGAATGATACGAATCGAGCGGATGGTGGTTTTTGCCAACGTCCACCCCGAGAAGTTGTTCGACAAAGAGGTTCCGCTCACGACCCGTCGTGTGGCGCTGTCGGGAGTCGAGGCAAACCTGACCTTAAGCGAGGACGGAACACCTTCCCTTGCGAAGCTGATACCGCTGCCACAATTTGGCCCGGAGTGCCCGGTGATCGATGTCTACCGGGCCAAGATCAACCTGTTTAGCCACGTCGCTAACCGGCGTCCCGTCACGGCCCAGATTTCGGTACTTGCGGTTCGCAACCAACAACGGATCGACGGAACGGTCGATCGAACGATTTCGATCAAGGGCTTTGCCGAATTTGCCGACGCATTCCATACAGAGATCGAAACCTCCGCTGGCGCGAATGACATTCGCTGTGCCGTTCGCGGTTTTCGAATTCACACCGAATTGTTTGACGCGTTGCCCGCGACGCTGCAACAATCGCTGCAAGAGGTCCGTGGACTTGATTGTTCCGGTGACGCCACGATTGCCGTTTTTCAATCGCCGGGTTTGCCAATCAACTATCGAGTCCGATCGACCATTCACGATGGGCAATTCGCTCACCCCAAACTGCCTCGCAGCGTTTCCCAGATTCAGGGCGTTGTCACCGCGACGCCTCAATCCCTTTTGATCGAAGAATCACAGATCAAGTTTGGGGATGCGATCGTGGGGGTGAGCGGTCGAGTCCATGGATACGAATTTCCTTGTGATGCAGATCTTGAAGTGGACACGGTCGGTTTTTTGATCGACGAGTCCTTTGCGGCGACTTTACCCTCAAAGCTTCGAGAAGCATGGGACAAACTGCGGCCCGTGGGACGCATCAATGCGGATGGCAACGTCACGTGTCGCGGTGGGAAATGGGACGCGAGTGGAACGGTCATTTGCAATGGGGTCGATGTCCGCTACGAGAAGTTTCCATACCCCGTGCGTCAAGTCATCGGTCAGATTGAGATCCAAGCAGGAATTGCGACCAGCAGCCGATTGACCGGCTGGATTGACAATCATCGTCTTCACTGCGAATTTCAGCTGCCGATCCGTCCCGGCATTACGAACGAGAAGACATTTGTCGCGGCTGCAGACGGCCCTGTGACCATCGACGGCACGCTGATCAAGGCGATGACGCATCGCGGGGAAACGCAATCGAAACTTGAATCGTTCGTGCGAACGCTACGTCCAAAGGGTGCCGTGCATTTGGCCAGTGTCGTGTTTGGCACCGACGTCAATGGTCACGCCACACGAAAAATCGACCTGCGAATTATCGATGGACAACTACGCTACGAGAAATTTGCCTACCCGTTGTACAACGTCGAAGGCAAAATCGACGTGGACGGAAACCTTGTCCGATTAGTTGACTTTCATGGGATGAGCGCGAACTCGGGAGAGGTCCACTGTGGAGGGGTCTATCGGATTCCCTTGCCATCCTCGGAACCGAATCTGCTTCGATTCGCGAATTCGGGTTCGCTCAACGAGGTCCCTGCTCAATTGACGCTTGATTTCACGGCTTCAGCGATTCCCATGGACGAAGCACTTCGGTCTTCCTTGCCATCCGCTGCTCAACAGACCTGGGACTCAGTAGCTCCAAGCGGCATCTTAGATCAGGCAGAAATCCATTTGACCCAAGCCCAGAGTGGTGATGAGCTCGGGATCGACTTGACCGCCCGGCAACTGTATAGCACGACGGTCAGCCACCGAACGCTCAGTCTGCGTCCTTGCTCCTTGCCCTACCGGATCGATATCGCGGGTGGGACCGTGCGCTACGATGGAACCCAGGTCACGATTGATTCCCTTAGCGGACAACATGCTGCATCGCGTTTGGCGGCGGATGGGTATTGCGTGCGAGGAAACAGTGGACGCTGGGAGTTAACGTTGAACCTCAAAGAGGGAAGTCGTTTGAATCCCGATGCGGAGTTGATCGATGCACTGCCCATCACGATGCGTGAAGCGATGCGGCGACTGCAATTACGAGGCGCCATCAGCCTCCGCGGCGCAACTCGGTTGACGTTGCCCGATGCACGACACCCAGAACCCAATTTCGACTGGAATGTCTCACTTCAACTTGAAGGAAACCGAATTGCCGATGTTGGGCCGGTGCATTCACTTCGTGGTGAAATCCGTGTCAATGGCAGTCGTGATGAACAGGGAATCCGCGCATCGGGTGACATCCAGATCGACTCGATGCATGTCAACGATCTGCAAATCACTCAGATTCGTGGACCGTTTCATGTTGTCAATGAACTCTTGACCTTCGGAGTCACCGCAAACCCCGAGAATCTGACGACCGAGCAGCAGTTGATTCAAGATCAACCGCTGATTCAAGGCCGGGTGTTTGATGGATCGATTGGGATGCAGGGGAATCTGCAATTGTCGACCGGCAGTTTTGATGTGGATATGGCGGTCCACGATGCCTCGGTACCAACCCTGCTCGCCGACCTGGGCCATTCGGATAGCGACTTCACGGGTTCACTCAGCGGTCAAGCTAGGTTTGCCGGAAGCCTTGGGACGATGGATTTCTTGAAGGGATCCGGTTCGGCCAAAGTGACCGGTGCAAACATTTATCAATTGCCCTTGATCATGCAGGTGCTGAACCAACTGCGGATCACGCCGAGCGAGGATGTGGCGTTTACCGACGGGACTGTGGAATTCACGATGTTCGGTGACTTGATCACCTTCAATGACTTGACGTTATGGGGCGATTGGGTGGCGTTGCAAGGTGCGGGGACGCTCGATGGGCGACGTGAATTGAATCTGACGTTCGATACGGGCGTCAGCCCACAGAACGTCTTTACGAAAGTGATCCGGCCGCTGCGAGGCGAGAAATACACGTTCTGGACCATCGATGTGAAAGGCCCCGTGCACGCCCCCACCATCGAACGCCGCGCGTTTGAAGGCGTCAGCGAGACTTTGGAATTGCTGTTGCCTGGGATGAACGCACGACAAAATACGGCGGAAAAGCCAACACAAGGGATCAAAACTTGGTTTAATTGA
- a CDS encoding glycosyltransferase family 2 protein, whose amino-acid sequence MSENSTLPASPLPAVVDSPEISFVIPAMDERDTLETLHAQIAEVCTAEHLTHQVVFIDDGSKDDSWEIMRKLAEHNSNCVAIKLRRNFGKAAALSAGFDAAAGKILITMDADLQDDPREIPRFLAKLASGCDVVSGWKRVRHDPWHKVLPSRVFNWLVSRLTGVKLHDHNCGFKAYRREIFDEVKLYGELHRFVPVLAASKGWRVGEIEVEHHARKFGSSKYGVSRLVKGFLDLLTIYFLTTFSGRPLHLIGAAGLGCFALGGLGMFYLSAMWVITRMSASIDDLVLHERAIFYYCILAIIVGAQFLLSGLLAELIVSLSRDRNEPYSISDCVGLESPSTSK is encoded by the coding sequence ATGTCTGAAAACTCCACCCTTCCTGCCTCGCCTTTGCCTGCCGTCGTGGATTCCCCCGAAATTTCGTTTGTGATTCCCGCAATGGACGAACGCGACACACTCGAAACGCTTCACGCTCAGATTGCGGAGGTTTGTACCGCCGAACATCTGACTCATCAGGTTGTCTTCATCGACGATGGTTCCAAGGACGATTCCTGGGAAATCATGCGGAAACTTGCTGAACACAACTCCAATTGTGTCGCGATCAAGTTGCGACGCAATTTTGGCAAAGCTGCCGCCTTATCGGCCGGCTTCGATGCCGCCGCTGGCAAGATCCTGATCACGATGGATGCGGATTTGCAAGACGACCCGAGAGAGATTCCACGGTTTCTGGCCAAACTCGCCTCCGGCTGCGACGTGGTCAGCGGTTGGAAACGCGTTCGGCACGATCCTTGGCACAAAGTGCTGCCCAGCCGCGTGTTCAATTGGTTGGTCAGCCGGCTGACGGGCGTCAAGTTGCATGATCACAATTGTGGTTTCAAAGCGTATCGTCGCGAGATTTTCGACGAGGTGAAATTGTATGGCGAACTTCATCGCTTCGTTCCGGTCTTGGCGGCGTCAAAAGGATGGCGCGTCGGTGAGATCGAAGTCGAGCATCATGCCCGCAAATTTGGAAGTTCAAAATACGGGGTATCGCGGTTGGTCAAAGGCTTCTTGGACCTGTTGACGATCTATTTCTTAACCACCTTCTCAGGGCGTCCCTTGCACCTGATTGGGGCCGCTGGCCTGGGTTGCTTTGCTCTCGGCGGACTTGGCATGTTCTACCTGTCCGCGATGTGGGTCATTACACGGATGTCCGCATCGATCGATGATTTGGTTTTGCATGAAAGGGCGATCTTTTATTACTGCATCTTAGCGATCATTGTGGGGGCCCAGTTTCTGCTGTCTGGATTGTTGGCGGAATTGATTGTTTCCCTTTCCCGTGACCGCAATGAGCCTTACAGCATTTCCGATTGTGTTGGGTTGGAATCCCCTTCCACCTCGAAGTAA
- a CDS encoding lysylphosphatidylglycerol synthase domain-containing protein, with translation MHANELNSTSDPGTTDDYPSGGNKNRTLSRIKTVAKWIIAVVVVVGLILATRSAIDQWKRETAKVRERIVELDAKVASSKDRKAIAEWTRERQSLARSIPSLANLRWSRVAVAAAFYALGLLPSAMVLAGWLAVLGFRPPILLAIAAQTLGHIGKYVPGKAMVVVVRAGVLAKYSIPIVPATLSVFLETFMMMAVGAAVAGVVICWLPVPNWMLAAAVAGSIAASLPTLPPVLRQVTSRLLGKDSHLGKQAWRACLQGWAWSILSWLLIGSSFAMLITAIPESGLSDPRPPISGAMLWAVATAAISLAMVIGFASLLPGGAGVRELVLTTILAFAVGPTHALLAAIMARLVFIAVECVMALAAWAYVNRHFSPQREVGFTAA, from the coding sequence ATGCATGCCAACGAATTGAACTCGACGAGCGATCCGGGCACAACCGACGATTACCCTTCGGGTGGCAACAAAAATCGAACATTGTCTCGAATCAAGACCGTTGCAAAATGGATCATCGCGGTCGTTGTCGTGGTCGGGCTGATTTTGGCGACACGATCAGCGATCGACCAATGGAAACGAGAGACCGCCAAGGTGCGCGAGCGGATTGTCGAACTCGACGCCAAAGTCGCTTCCTCCAAGGATCGGAAGGCGATCGCAGAATGGACGCGGGAACGGCAATCGTTGGCGCGCAGCATTCCGAGCCTTGCCAATCTACGTTGGTCTCGCGTCGCGGTGGCCGCAGCTTTCTACGCGTTGGGATTGTTGCCCAGCGCGATGGTCCTTGCCGGCTGGTTGGCGGTGCTGGGTTTCCGGCCTCCGATCTTATTGGCCATTGCCGCCCAAACCCTTGGGCACATCGGTAAGTACGTTCCCGGTAAAGCGATGGTCGTGGTGGTGCGTGCGGGTGTATTGGCCAAGTATTCGATTCCCATCGTTCCGGCGACCCTCAGCGTGTTTCTGGAAACGTTCATGATGATGGCCGTCGGTGCCGCTGTCGCCGGTGTGGTGATCTGTTGGTTACCGGTCCCAAACTGGATGCTCGCCGCCGCGGTCGCCGGATCGATCGCGGCCAGTCTGCCGACACTGCCACCGGTGCTTCGACAAGTCACTTCGCGGTTGCTCGGCAAAGACTCGCACTTGGGCAAGCAAGCATGGCGAGCATGCCTGCAAGGCTGGGCCTGGTCGATTTTGTCATGGCTCTTGATTGGCAGTTCCTTCGCGATGTTGATCACGGCGATTCCCGAATCGGGGCTTTCCGATCCCCGCCCTCCGATATCCGGTGCAATGCTTTGGGCGGTTGCAACCGCCGCGATCTCGTTAGCGATGGTGATCGGATTTGCATCGCTCTTACCAGGTGGGGCGGGGGTGCGAGAATTGGTTTTAACGACGATCCTCGCGTTCGCTGTCGGCCCGACCCATGCCTTATTAGCCGCCATCATGGCTCGATTGGTGTTCATTGCGGTCGAGTGCGTGATGGCGTTGGCGGCTTGGGCCTATGTCAACCGCCATTTTTCTCCACAGAGGGAAGTCGGGTTCACCGCCGCGTAA
- a CDS encoding AI-2E family transporter encodes MTKRRSKRPTPPLPEPEKRVSENQAPPPDVKGPSADAAESNPSRSTDGQPSDAKKPLFAKLPSLSRILSVVMLLLGIVAVGALFYKVMAGFFVPLFLAALLVVIFRPVHDWIFNRIGQRKQLAAAATTLMVLSTVLMPVVVVLSVATGQFTAMVSQMNFNNLTGALDRARDQVGISLPHAEQFRRLDELTDSLDTSTLAPSTWSEINEDTSLVDFLRVLSEMLDDPQSRVQIRGKIDESIKLITFLQNEVEGPVTAAAAATTATDQLEKLRQSLNDPVVEAILDPPADAAAIASETTGEASEDEASEDEASEDEASEDEASADEFEVVEQLDAEEQFHQQSVVASAAIRSWMKTLLGGTFKSQLKLVANPSAEDFRSLLTRARESLQPRFVSLTSATGSIFLQLLIGMVVLVVAIYFFLVDGAGMIRTLMRLSPLDDNYERRLLLEFDRTSRAVVLASVLSALVQGVLAGLGFIVLGFDSVVLLFLATTLMALVPFLGAASVWVPCVVWLAMVEQRWAAALVLAIYGVVAISSIDNVIKVYVLHGRSQLHPLFALLSVLGGIKVFGPIGILVGPMVVVFLQTLLEILNHELDGNAKGNPTTDLGKSE; translated from the coding sequence ATGACAAAACGTCGATCAAAACGGCCAACCCCTCCTCTTCCGGAACCCGAAAAGCGGGTTTCAGAAAACCAAGCTCCACCCCCGGACGTGAAAGGGCCGTCGGCCGATGCAGCGGAGTCCAACCCGAGCCGGTCAACGGACGGACAGCCGTCCGACGCCAAGAAGCCACTCTTTGCGAAGCTTCCGTCGCTCTCACGAATTCTGTCGGTGGTGATGCTGCTACTGGGCATCGTTGCAGTCGGTGCCTTGTTCTACAAGGTGATGGCCGGCTTCTTTGTCCCCTTGTTCTTGGCAGCACTGCTGGTTGTCATCTTTCGCCCCGTTCACGATTGGATCTTCAACCGAATCGGCCAGCGAAAGCAGTTGGCGGCGGCGGCAACAACCTTGATGGTGCTCTCAACGGTTCTGATGCCCGTTGTGGTCGTTTTGTCGGTCGCGACCGGCCAGTTTACGGCCATGGTGAGTCAGATGAACTTCAATAATCTGACGGGCGCCCTTGATCGGGCACGGGATCAAGTGGGTATCTCGTTGCCGCACGCAGAACAATTCCGGCGTTTGGATGAGTTGACGGATTCGCTTGATACATCGACCCTCGCCCCCTCAACTTGGTCCGAAATCAACGAAGACACTTCGCTCGTTGATTTCCTGCGTGTTTTATCGGAGATGCTTGATGACCCGCAAAGTCGCGTCCAAATTCGCGGCAAGATCGACGAGTCGATCAAGCTGATCACGTTTTTACAAAACGAAGTCGAGGGTCCGGTCACGGCCGCCGCAGCCGCCACCACGGCGACCGATCAGCTGGAAAAGCTGCGGCAATCACTCAACGATCCTGTCGTCGAAGCCATACTGGATCCGCCCGCGGACGCCGCAGCGATTGCCTCGGAGACAACCGGCGAAGCCAGCGAGGACGAAGCCAGCGAGGACGAAGCCAGCGAGGACGAAGCCAGCGAGGACGAAGCATCTGCGGATGAGTTTGAAGTCGTCGAACAGCTCGATGCCGAAGAGCAGTTTCACCAACAAAGTGTGGTCGCATCGGCAGCGATCCGGTCTTGGATGAAGACGCTGCTTGGCGGCACCTTCAAAAGCCAACTGAAATTGGTCGCCAACCCGAGTGCCGAAGATTTCCGAAGTTTGTTGACTCGGGCACGTGAGTCGCTTCAACCCCGCTTTGTGAGCTTGACCAGTGCAACCGGAAGCATCTTCTTGCAACTGCTAATTGGGATGGTGGTCCTGGTTGTCGCGATCTATTTTTTCTTGGTCGATGGTGCCGGGATGATTCGCACCTTGATGCGGTTGAGCCCGCTGGACGACAACTACGAACGGCGCCTGCTGCTGGAATTCGACCGAACGAGTCGGGCGGTGGTGCTCGCGAGTGTGCTTAGCGCGCTGGTGCAGGGCGTTTTAGCAGGGCTGGGCTTCATTGTGCTGGGATTCGATTCGGTCGTCTTGCTTTTTCTCGCAACGACCTTGATGGCGTTGGTTCCCTTCCTCGGAGCCGCATCCGTCTGGGTCCCCTGTGTTGTCTGGTTGGCCATGGTCGAGCAGCGATGGGCCGCTGCGTTGGTTCTGGCGATCTACGGTGTGGTAGCCATTTCTTCGATTGACAATGTGATCAAGGTCTATGTTTTGCACGGTCGCTCGCAATTGCATCCACTGTTCGCACTGTTGAGCGTGCTGGGGGGGATCAAGGTGTTTGGTCCGATCGGCATCCTGGTGGGGCCGATGGTGGTTGTGTTCTTGCAAACATTATTGGAGATTCTAAACCACGAACTTGATGGCAACGCAAAAGGAAATCCAACCACCGACCTAGGAAAAAGCGAATGA
- a CDS encoding carboxypeptidase M32, translated as MTLDQKKWNTVCDKAREAMLLQTVADTLEWDERTGMPRGGGDYRADQVSYLRAMVHRIRTEPAHGEMLQQLSEQVGELDPQDDLAATVRGLRRNFMRDHRLPEALVERIARATVKGQQCWDAARRADDFSLFRDSLSEVVELKREVGQRIAEGSEKSPYETLLDEYEPDARVESLQTMFNDLRGPLVQLIEQIREAPQQPDRSLLQRDYSVAAQREFSRFVASAIGFDFDRGRLDETSHPFCTTLGPSDCRILTRYDARWLPSGLLGTMHEAGHGMYEQGLRREWFGLPPGSYCSLGIHESQSRLWENQVGRSRSFWSWAFDHAKKAFAPTLDNVTANGLHFAINQVQPSLIRVEADEATYNLHIIIRFDLEQRLIDGTLLVDDLPDAWNLAYERDLGIRPPSDANGVLQDVHWSAGLIGYFPTYTIGNLASAQLFDAAAAELGDLDLAFARGDFLPLQQWLREKIHRRGQCESGESLVQNATGRPLSADSLVAYLRNKLGNLYRFEMP; from the coding sequence ATGACATTGGATCAAAAGAAGTGGAACACCGTCTGTGATAAAGCTCGCGAGGCGATGCTCTTACAGACTGTAGCGGACACATTGGAATGGGACGAGCGAACGGGCATGCCACGCGGCGGCGGAGACTACCGTGCGGATCAAGTCAGTTACCTTCGTGCGATGGTTCACCGGATTCGTACCGAACCGGCACACGGCGAAATGCTGCAGCAACTATCCGAACAAGTAGGCGAGCTTGATCCGCAGGACGATCTTGCCGCGACGGTTCGCGGGCTGCGGCGAAATTTCATGCGTGACCATCGTTTGCCGGAGGCCTTGGTCGAACGAATCGCGCGCGCGACCGTCAAGGGGCAACAGTGTTGGGATGCAGCTCGACGAGCAGACGATTTCTCACTTTTCCGAGACTCGCTTTCGGAAGTGGTTGAACTCAAACGCGAAGTGGGTCAGCGGATCGCGGAAGGCTCGGAAAAGAGTCCTTACGAAACGCTGTTGGATGAGTACGAACCCGATGCTCGCGTCGAGTCACTTCAAACGATGTTCAACGACCTACGCGGTCCGCTTGTTCAGCTGATCGAACAGATACGCGAGGCGCCTCAACAACCGGATCGCAGCCTCCTGCAACGCGACTATTCGGTTGCTGCACAACGTGAATTCAGCCGTTTTGTTGCATCCGCGATTGGCTTTGATTTCGACCGCGGTCGGCTCGATGAAACGTCTCATCCGTTTTGCACGACGCTCGGTCCAAGTGATTGCCGTATCCTCACACGTTATGACGCTCGTTGGTTACCAAGTGGATTGCTTGGCACGATGCATGAAGCGGGACATGGAATGTATGAACAAGGATTGCGACGCGAATGGTTCGGTTTGCCGCCGGGATCCTACTGCTCGCTGGGAATCCATGAATCACAGTCTCGGTTGTGGGAGAACCAAGTAGGACGAAGCCGATCGTTCTGGTCATGGGCGTTCGATCACGCGAAAAAGGCCTTTGCTCCGACGCTTGACAATGTAACGGCCAACGGCCTCCATTTTGCAATCAACCAAGTTCAACCCTCATTGATTCGGGTCGAAGCCGACGAGGCAACCTACAACTTGCATATCATCATTCGTTTTGACCTGGAGCAACGCTTGATCGATGGAACGTTGTTGGTTGACGATTTGCCGGACGCGTGGAACTTGGCTTACGAACGCGATTTGGGGATTCGTCCCCCATCGGATGCGAATGGCGTTTTACAAGATGTCCACTGGAGTGCCGGGCTGATCGGCTATTTTCCGACCTACACCATCGGGAACCTGGCCAGCGCCCAATTGTTCGATGCGGCAGCGGCGGAACTCGGCGATCTTGACCTCGCTTTTGCTCGTGGCGACTTTCTGCCTCTCCAGCAATGGTTGAGAGAAAAGATCCATCGCCGTGGGCAATGCGAAAGTGGCGAATCTCTCGTCCAAAACGCAACGGGACGACCGCTCTCGGCAGACAGCTTGGTAGCCTACCTAAGAAACAAGCTAGGCAATTTGTACCGTTTCGAAATGCCGTGA
- a CDS encoding DUF1573 domain-containing protein — protein MFKVHSHDFRTVGRGAKCEFHFELTNPYEEDVHISAVRSSCGCTTPSITKETLKSRETGAVVATFNTNTFIGQKGATFTVVFDKPYYAETQLKVSGYIRTDITFDPAEVAFGEFRAGEPQQREITISHTGNSNWRITDVRSHCTSLQVRLNPPELSPGLVRYRMLVSMKEDVPEGELHERLTLISNDREFPTTEMAISGRARSAVSVSPAAVTLGTSAADAVIDKRLVVKGDEPFEVKDVVCGDQRFEFEIPVGSKKLHFIKMRFLGDGKAGRIAQEVKIVTDLPGEQSATCMVTGTLTAVGPTQASE, from the coding sequence ATGTTCAAGGTGCATTCGCATGATTTCCGAACGGTGGGTCGCGGGGCGAAGTGTGAGTTTCATTTCGAATTGACAAATCCTTACGAAGAAGACGTCCACATTTCGGCGGTCCGTAGCAGTTGCGGATGTACGACCCCTTCAATCACCAAGGAAACGCTGAAATCTCGCGAGACCGGTGCCGTGGTGGCCACCTTCAACACGAACACGTTCATCGGTCAAAAAGGGGCTACCTTTACGGTGGTTTTTGACAAACCGTACTACGCGGAAACTCAGTTGAAGGTCAGCGGCTATATCCGTACCGATATCACGTTTGATCCCGCGGAGGTCGCGTTCGGTGAATTTCGTGCAGGCGAACCTCAGCAACGCGAGATTACCATTTCGCATACCGGAAACAGCAATTGGCGAATCACCGATGTCCGCAGCCACTGCACCAGCTTGCAAGTTCGCCTCAATCCGCCAGAGCTGTCACCGGGGTTGGTTCGCTATCGCATGCTCGTCAGCATGAAGGAGGACGTTCCCGAAGGCGAGCTTCACGAGCGATTGACGTTGATCAGCAATGACCGTGAATTCCCCACAACCGAAATGGCCATTTCGGGCCGAGCCCGGTCGGCGGTCAGCGTTTCGCCCGCTGCGGTCACGCTCGGCACCAGTGCAGCGGATGCAGTGATCGACAAACGTCTGGTGGTCAAAGGAGACGAACCCTTCGAGGTCAAGGACGTTGTGTGTGGTGACCAGCGTTTCGAGTTTGAAATCCCGGTCGGCAGCAAGAAGCTTCACTTCATTAAGATGCGATTTCTTGGTGACGGAAAAGCGGGCCGCATTGCTCAGGAAGTGAAGATTGTCACCGATTTGCCGGGTGAACAATCCGCAACCTGCATGGTGACCGGCACGCTGACGGCGGTGGGACCGACGCAAGCCAGCGAATAG
- a CDS encoding Maf family protein, with protein MKFRSDLPLMQGLPLASLPTEEPMILASGSPRRAQLLSAAGYEFSVQPASDEAECGMCSRETAPELVARYAYRKAADIATKNDCGLVVAADTVASCYGQILGKPHDIEHAEAMLRQLSGRRHDVFTGICVWSIVEQRCVVDVVRTELQMEPLSETMLRDYLDSMLWEGKAGAFGYQDGNDWLEILENGSESNVVGLPMERLADLFERFDSIATRIAADGGNSPLSR; from the coding sequence ATGAAGTTCAGGAGTGATTTGCCGTTGATGCAAGGTTTGCCGCTTGCCTCCTTGCCGACCGAGGAGCCGATGATCTTGGCGAGTGGTTCGCCACGGCGAGCCCAGTTGTTGTCGGCGGCTGGATATGAGTTTTCGGTTCAACCCGCCAGCGACGAAGCGGAATGTGGCATGTGTAGCCGCGAAACTGCACCGGAATTGGTTGCCCGCTATGCCTATCGAAAAGCGGCCGACATAGCGACGAAAAACGATTGCGGCCTTGTCGTGGCGGCCGATACGGTTGCCTCTTGCTATGGCCAGATTTTGGGGAAGCCGCACGATATCGAACACGCCGAAGCGATGCTTCGACAACTGAGCGGACGTCGACATGATGTATTTACCGGCATCTGCGTCTGGTCGATTGTGGAACAGCGGTGCGTCGTGGATGTGGTGCGGACCGAACTGCAAATGGAACCGCTCAGCGAGACCATGCTGCGGGATTACCTCGATTCGATGCTGTGGGAGGGTAAAGCGGGAGCATTCGGCTATCAAGATGGAAATGATTGGCTGGAAATTTTGGAAAACGGCAGCGAATCCAATGTTGTCGGATTGCCGATGGAACGGCTGGCCGATCTTTTTGAACGTTTTGACTCAATCGCGACACGAATTGCCGCGGATGGCGGGAATTCGCCTTTGTCTCGCTAG